One Qipengyuania gaetbuli genomic region harbors:
- a CDS encoding mannose-1-phosphate guanylyltransferase, translating to MTKVYPVILCGGSGTRLWPRSRRVKPKPFLPLLGDRTLFQQALDRVSDTGLFEAPIVVAGEAHTGFIAEQAGKHRLVVEPAAKNTAPAIALAARLLPRDAVMLVCPSDHHIADEAAFLDGVRTAASLAQDGYLVSFGIAPDRPATGYGYIKRGETVGAGHRIERFVEKPDLERAQQFLDDGGFVWNGGIFAFPAGRLLDELATYRPEMAEAVEASVASGGWDGTRFDPEAAAFARIAGESVDFAVMENTSHAAVVSADIGWSDIGDWSALMEARQSDEDGNVLSGRTQAMDCRGVMVDTDGPRVSIVGLNDVIVVVDGDEILVLSRDHAQSVGKLDGAANQ from the coding sequence ATGACAAAGGTCTATCCAGTTATCCTTTGCGGCGGCAGCGGGACGCGCCTCTGGCCGCGCAGCCGCCGCGTGAAGCCGAAACCTTTCCTTCCGCTCCTGGGCGACCGGACCCTGTTCCAACAGGCGCTGGACCGCGTATCGGATACAGGGCTGTTCGAGGCACCCATCGTGGTGGCCGGGGAAGCGCATACCGGCTTCATCGCTGAGCAGGCGGGCAAGCACCGCCTGGTCGTCGAACCGGCGGCCAAGAATACCGCCCCTGCAATCGCGCTGGCGGCACGGCTGCTTCCCCGCGATGCGGTGATGCTCGTCTGCCCGAGCGACCACCACATCGCCGACGAGGCCGCCTTCCTTGACGGAGTGCGCACTGCCGCTTCGCTCGCGCAGGACGGCTATCTCGTCTCCTTCGGCATCGCGCCCGACCGTCCGGCAACCGGATATGGCTATATCAAGCGCGGCGAGACCGTCGGGGCTGGACACCGGATCGAGCGGTTCGTCGAAAAACCCGACCTCGAGCGCGCGCAGCAGTTCCTCGACGACGGGGGCTTCGTCTGGAACGGCGGCATCTTCGCCTTTCCGGCGGGAAGGTTGCTTGACGAGCTTGCGACCTATCGCCCCGAAATGGCCGAAGCGGTCGAAGCATCGGTCGCATCGGGCGGATGGGACGGCACACGTTTCGACCCTGAAGCTGCGGCATTTGCGCGCATCGCCGGGGAAAGCGTCGACTTCGCGGTGATGGAAAACACTTCGCACGCTGCCGTCGTGTCGGCGGATATCGGCTGGTCCGATATCGGCGACTGGAGCGCGCTGATGGAAGCTCGCCAATCGGACGAGGACGGCAATGTCCTGTCGGGCCGAACGCAAGCCATGGATTGCCGCGGCGTGATGGTCGACACCGATGGCCCGCGCGTTTCCATCGTCGGCCTGAACGACGTGATCGTGGTCGTCGATGGCGACGAGATCCTCGTCCTTTCGCGCGACCATGCCCAGAGCGTCGGCAAGCTCGACGGGGCTGCCAATCAATGA